A part of Aspergillus flavus chromosome 5, complete sequence genomic DNA contains:
- a CDS encoding fungal chitosanase of glycosyl hydrolase group 75-domain-containing protein, which produces MPIKSFASRLALSLAICGTAMGQKVNGADYNKPDGGPPAKFFQASSSIPVAAIQAAAAKASKVPSHATYPIGQGSTKSTIHSDWAGFSEGAAFSFIADMDVDCDGLNHGCKGNPDGQKETNWGALSAYEVPFIVIPQEFLDANKGTLKGNAVAAVICNGKMFYGIFGDSNGDSPQVTGEASWLMARTCFPEEDLNGNKGHTAADVTYIVFTGDKAVLPSSALNKNYITNFDTLRSMGDSLVGALAKNLNLGGGGGNPPTTLTTTSIPEPTGGSGSCSWPGHCAGATCSSNDDCSDDLACQNGKCASDGSAETCSWEGHCKGATCSSNDDCSDELACISGICSVDNGVETCEWEGHCEGASCSSHDDCDGSLACKNGKCSA; this is translated from the exons ATGCCTATCAAGAGCTTTGCTAGCCGCCTTGCCCTCTCCCTGGCCATCTGTGGTACAGCCATGGGCCAGAAGGTCAATGGAGCCGACTACAACAAGCCAGACGGAGGCCCCCCAGCCAAGTTCTTCCAGGCTTCGAGCTCCATTCCTGTGGCGGCTATCcaggctgctgctgctaagGCCAGCAAGGTTCCCTCTCATGCTACCTATCCTATCGGTCAGGGTAGTACCAAGTCCACTATCCACAGCGACTGGGCGGGCTTCTCTGAG GGCGCtgccttctccttcatcgcCGACATGGATGTTGATTGCGATGGGCTTAACCATGGCTGCAAG GGCAACCCCGACggccaaaaagaaactaACTGGGGCGCGCTGTCCGCATACGAGGTGCCCTTCATTGTCATCCCTCAGGAATTCCTGGATGCGAATAAGGGCACACTCAAAGGAAACGCCGTCGCTGCCGTTATTTG CAACGGTAAGATGTTCTACGGTATCTTCGGTGACTCGAACGGAGATAGCCCTCAGGTCACTGGTGAAGCCTCCTGGTTAATGGCCAGGACCTGTTTCCCCGAGGAGGACCTGAACGGTAACAAGGGCCACACCGCTGCCGACGTTACTT ACATCGTCTTCACCGGTGACAAGGCCGTTCTCCCCAGCAGCGCCCTGAACAAGAACTACATCACCAACTTCGACACCCTCCGCTCGATGGGCGACAGCCTCGTCGGCGCCCTCGCCAAGAACCTCAACCTcggtggcggcggcggcaacCCCCCGACCACTCTGACGACAACTAGTATCCCCGAGCCAACAGGCGGCTCCGGCTCCTGCTCCTGGCCGGGCCACTGCGCCG GTGCCACATGTTCTTCCAACGACGACTGTTCCGACGACCTCGCCTGCCAGAACGGAAAATGTGCCTCTGACGGATCGGCAGAGACCTGTTCCTGGGAGGGTCACTGCAAGG gtGCTACTTGCTCAAGCAATGACGATTGCTCCGATGAGCTTGCTTGCATCAGCGGTATTTGCTCTGTTGATAACGGGGTGGAGACTTGCGAATGGGAGGGCCATTGTGAGG GTGCCTCTTGCTCTAGTCACGATGACTGCGATGGTAGCCTCGCCTGCAAGAACGGGAAGTGCAGCGCCTAA
- a CDS encoding small oligopeptide transporter, OPT family, with amino-acid sequence MASTEEQSDKTAKSQITTNVEVEQGHLDELSEDIDEKVEYDYESERSPFPEVRAVVPETDDPDLPVNTVRMWFLGIVFTILGSGINQFFSLRYPSVHIVSLVAELLAYPCGVFLAKVLPVVTINLGPLGSICLNPDHHFNIKEHAMIVIMSNVSFGYGSADSTNIIQAASPKFYNFGLKAGFSVLVVLCAQLLGFGVAGLAAPWLVEPASIIWPQVLSNCAMLETLHSRANSVANGWKISRLRFFLYVTAGGFIWYFFPGLMFTALSYFTWICWIVPRNAVVNQLFGMQTGLGLSPITFDWSQVAYNTNPLLSPSWAAVNVFAGFAAFFWIVVPGIFYTNTWFTAYLPLMTSDVYDRTGAVYDTARVISPQSTLDLEAYKSYSPLYLGATFAFVYGLSFASITGVLTHIGVWHYKDIWAAFRGKNRLDVHARLMKSYKKTPWYWYAAIIVAMTAISIAMVEVYKTKLPVYGIFLALAIPAIYMIPCGIVQGITNVNANQLNVLAEFIGGYMFEGKPLANMIFKILSTDVVGQGIYFAMDMKLGHYLKIPPRSLFLAQGLATILGALTQAGVTIWMLGHISDICSEDQPDGFSCPNGRTVYSSSVIWGLVGPRRLYSVGQIYSSLLHFFWIGAIAPLVTYALYKITKKEYWKYVSWPLIFTGTANVPPATGINYSSWALVNFIFNHFIKRRFFAWWTKYNYILAAALDTGLALSGIVIFFCISYPGAVFPNWWGNTVYENTADADGVPYKPMPKIGYFGPTNGTWS; translated from the exons ATGGCTTCCACAGAGGAGCAAAGCGATAAGACAGCCAAGTCGCAAATCACTACAAATGTGGAAGTAGAGCAGGGTCATCTAGACGAACTATCAGAAGACATCGACGAAAAAGTCGAATACGACTATGAATCTGAACGGTCACCATTTCCTGAGG TTCGAGCTGTCGTACCCGAAACCGACGATCCAGACCTGCCGGTTAATACTGTGCGCATGTGGTTTCTCGGTATTGTGTTCACGATTCTCGGATCCGGGATTAATCAATTTTTCTCCCTGCGATATCCCTCCGTACATATTGTCTCGTTGGTGGCAGAGTTGCTTGCCTATCCATGTGGCGTTTTCCTTGCCAAGGTGCTGCCCGTGGTAACAATCAACCTTGGCCCCCTTGGATCAATTTGCCTTAACCCTGACCACCATTTCAATATCAAGGAGCATGCAATGATTGTGATCATGAGCAATGTCTCGTTCGGGTACGGAAGCGCAGACTCAACCAATATTATCCAGGCAGCAAGTCCCAAGTTCTACAACTTCGGTCTCAAGGCAGGATTTTCTGTTCTGGTCGTTCTTTGTGCACAACTCCTGGGGTTCGGTGTTGCCGGGCTGGCTGCGCCCTGGCTTGTCGAGCCAGCTAGCATCATCTGGCCCCAGGTATTGTCCAACTGCGCCATGTTGGAGACACTCCATTCACGAGCAAATTCAGTTGCCAATGGCTGGAAAATATCCCGCTTACGATTCTTCCTATATGTGACGGCTGGTGGCTTCATATGGTATTTCTTCCCAGGACTGATGTTCACCGCGCTATCCTATTTTACCTGGATCTGCTGGATCGTGCCGCGCAATGCTGTGGTGAACCAATTATTTGGTATGCAAACCGGCCTAGGACTGAGCCCTATTACCTTCGACTGGAGTCAGGTCGCGTACAATACAAACCCGCTTCTCTCCCCGTCGTGGGCGGCTGTAAATGTATTTGCCGGGTTTGCAGCTTTCTTCTGGATCGTGGTTCCGGGGATTTTTTATACGAACACTTGGTTCACAGCATATCTCCCTCTGATGACCAGCGACGTGTACGACAGAACCGGCGCCGTTTATGACACAGCTCGTGTGATCAGCCCACAGAGCACATTGGACCTTGAGGCGTACAAAAGCTATTCTCCACTGTACCTGGGAGCCACATTTGCTTTCGTCTACGGCTTGTCCTTCGCCTCGATCACTGGTGTGCTCACTCACATCGGCGTCTGGCACTACAAAGATATCTGGGCTGCATTCCGAGGAAAAAATAGACTCGACGTCCATGCGCGACTGATGAAATCATACAAGAAGACCCCATGGTACTGGTACGCTGCTATCATTGTCGCTATGACCGCCATCTCCATCGCCATGGTTGAGGTGTACAAAACCAAACTCCCCGTCTATGGTATTTTCCTAGCCCTCGCCATCCCCGCCATATACATGATACCCTGCGGCATTGTCCAGGGGATCACCAACGTCAACGCAAACCAACTGAATGTTCTAGCCGAATTCATCGGCGGCTACATGTTCGAGGGCAAACCCCTTGCTAACATGATCTTTAAAATTCTTAGCACAGACGTCGTCGGCCAGGGTATCTACTTCGCTATGGATATGAAACTCGGCCATTACCTCAAGATTCCCCCACGAAGCCTCTTTTTAGCCCAGGGCCTAGCTACTATTCTCGGTGCCCTGACACAGGCTGGTGTCACTATATGGATGCTGGGCCACATATCAGATATTTGTTCCGAGGACCAACCAGATGGTTTCTCCTGCCCGAATGGTAGGACGGTCTACTCGTCCTCGGTTATATGGGGCCTCGTCGGCCCTCGGCGTCTCTACTCGGTCGGGCAGATCTACTCTTCGTTGCTCCACTTCTTTTGGATCGGCGCTATTGCCCCACTCGTCACGTATGCTTTGTACAAAATCACCAAGAAAGAGTACTGGAAATACGTCAGTTGGCCTCTTATCTTTACAGGAACGGCTAATGTTCCACCAG CAACGGGAATAAACTACTCCAGCTGGGCCCTCGTAAACTTTATCTTCAACCACTTCATCAAACGCCGCTTCTTCGCCTGGTGGACCAAGTACAACTACATCCTCGCCGCAGCCCTCGACACGGGCCTCGCGCTCAGCGGAATAgttatcttcttctgcatATCCTACCCAGGCGCCGTATTCCCGAACTGGTGGGGAAACACAGTATACGAGAACACCGCCGACGCCGATGGCGTACCATATAAGCCAATGCCAAAGATCGGGTACTTCGGCCCAACAAACGGAACCTGGAGTTGA